A window of the Tunturibacter empetritectus genome harbors these coding sequences:
- a CDS encoding multicopper oxidase family protein, with amino-acid sequence MAAVAAAMPDSVEALGEADARIDIAAYSLEVASGHFIKTVAYNQQVPGALLRLKEGRPVTIDVANHTNSDEIVHWHGLFLPPEVDGAMEEGTPHIAPGGSARYTFTPSPAGFRWYHTHTFAGRDLKKAQYTGQHGFLIIEPRDNPARYDQEIFLALHDWSGSLLASDDGSMNPAYDISTINGRKLGFGESLRVKQGERVLLHVLNSSATEPHWIAFAGHSFRVIALDGNTVPQPRTVAMLRLAPAERVCAVVEMNNPGVWVMGEVRKHVMGAGMGVVVEYAGAGGKPRWEQPNNLVWDYPQFGVAGAVSEKDAVEIPLVFESKFAGHGAMDRFTINGKSFPDTETVVLTRGQRYRLLFKNKSTEDHPVHLHRHTFELIRVGDQAKTRGILKDVVLVGAGSEVDVEFTANHPGLTLFHCHQQNHMDDGFMMLFRYM; translated from the coding sequence ATGGCAGCTGTCGCGGCTGCGATGCCAGATAGCGTTGAGGCGCTTGGCGAAGCTGATGCCAGGATCGATATTGCGGCTTATTCGCTGGAGGTTGCGTCTGGCCACTTTATCAAAACGGTTGCCTACAACCAACAGGTGCCTGGTGCCTTGTTGCGTTTGAAGGAAGGGCGGCCGGTAACGATCGATGTCGCGAATCATACGAACAGCGACGAGATTGTGCATTGGCATGGGCTATTTCTGCCGCCAGAGGTGGATGGCGCGATGGAAGAGGGTACGCCCCACATCGCGCCAGGTGGAAGCGCGCGATACACCTTTACACCCAGCCCGGCGGGATTTCGCTGGTATCACACGCATACGTTTGCCGGACGAGACCTGAAGAAGGCCCAGTACACTGGGCAGCACGGTTTCCTGATAATAGAGCCAAGGGACAACCCTGCTCGTTATGACCAGGAGATCTTTCTGGCGCTGCATGACTGGAGCGGGAGTCTGCTGGCCAGCGATGATGGGTCGATGAATCCTGCCTACGATATTTCGACGATCAACGGAAGAAAACTTGGTTTCGGCGAATCGCTGCGAGTGAAACAGGGGGAGCGAGTGCTTCTGCATGTGCTCAACAGCAGCGCTACGGAGCCCCATTGGATCGCGTTTGCGGGGCACTCGTTTCGCGTGATTGCGCTTGATGGGAACACGGTTCCGCAGCCACGAACAGTGGCGATGTTGCGGCTAGCGCCTGCCGAACGTGTGTGCGCAGTGGTTGAGATGAATAACCCCGGTGTGTGGGTGATGGGAGAGGTACGCAAACACGTGATGGGCGCGGGGATGGGAGTTGTCGTGGAGTATGCCGGAGCCGGAGGGAAGCCGCGGTGGGAGCAGCCGAACAACCTGGTGTGGGACTATCCGCAGTTCGGCGTGGCGGGAGCGGTATCGGAGAAAGATGCTGTTGAGATTCCGCTGGTGTTCGAGTCCAAGTTTGCGGGGCATGGTGCGATGGATCGCTTTACGATCAACGGCAAGTCCTTCCCCGATACCGAGACGGTGGTGCTAACGCGGGGTCAGCGCTATCGGCTGCTGTTCAAGAACAAGAGTACGGAGGATCACCCGGTTCATCTGCATCGGCATACGTTCGAACTGATCCGGGTTGGAGATCAGGCTAAGACGCGCGGCATTTTAAAAGACGTTGTTCTAGTTGGAGCGGGCTCCGAGGTCGATGTTGAGTTTACAGCGAACCACCCGGGGCTTACGCTGTTCCATTGCCATCAACAGAACCACATGGACGATGGATTCATGATGCTCTTTCGCTATATGTGA